The stretch of DNA CAACCTCGTGCACCTCGTGGCAGCACGCGCAGCGAAGGACGGCGCGCCTCTCCACCCGGTGAGGCTCGCTGGTGGGGTACTTCTCAATCCGGGCTTCGCTCGGGAGAAGAAGAGCCGGTCGGAGCTCGAGAAGCCGCCGAGCTTGTTCCTGACGGAGGAGATGGTGGACAAGTTGCTGTTGCTGGCGGTGCCGGTGGGGATGAACAAGGACAGCCCGTACACGTCGCCGCTGCttgcggcggaggcggtggcgcaccTGCAGATGCCGCCGATGCTGCTGATGGTGGCGGAGCAGGACTTGCTGCATGACCCCCAGGTGGAGTACGGCGAGGCCATGGTGCACGCCGGGAAGGTGGTGGAGACGGTGGTGAGCCGAGGCGCGGTGGCGCACATCTTCTACCTCAACTTCTTCGCGGTGGAGTCCGATCAACTCACGGCTGAGCGGACAAGCGAGCTCATTGACACCATCAAGGCATTCATTAACAGGCACTGATCATCCTCCCAGCTACTACGTGATTGCCAAGGCACCATGCCGTGCATGTATCATGTGATACTCCGTAattcgtacgtacgtacgtgccaGTCCAAATGGCATTTAGCCAAGCATTCGccctttgatatatatgtctgaTACGATATGTTTGTATATTTTCGAATTTCATTTTCTGTATGTTATTTGTGCCAAATTTGGTTGGTTTGGTGAATGTACGTTTCGTACTAGCTAGTTTCAAACTTCCAATTCCTGAGTAATAAAATTGAGTATATGTATATTGGCATCAATATTTACACACGTTTTGTTTACAAGAATAGGATTGCTTAATTAacaaggtttttttattaaagaagtgatttttattatgaatTGAAGCGCACTTCAGCTCGTACCCTGAATGTTATCTTAAAAAGAGCTTTTTTAccgtccttaaaaaaatatctcaagatattatcctttttagtgtaaaaggtgtagtaccttgagatacattgtaccttgaggtaccaaacaTTTATACTAAGgactttttatcatttttgaaaagtacctcaaggtaataagaattttagtacaaatttttgatatctcaaggtatcacaatttttacattaaaaaagatagtatcttaagatactttttcaaggatggtaaaaaagctattgtaataaaatttttggtttcttttttactttccaaggatagtaaaaaatcCCATCTTAAAATGATTGCTCGTCTTACCATTCTTTAAGATACCATATTATTGGCCGGCgtaacaaaataatacatCTAGGTACCATGTACTCtcaagatattaaaattttacaataacaATTGATAAATCATCCTTCTTTTCAAGGACAGAAACATATCTCTTTTTTGTTAGTTCATCAATAGTATGATGTTCTACATATAGTTTGTATGTAGAGGCATTTTACAGTCCTTGGAGGGAGGAGTTAAGGTGTCCAGTATTATGTCTTAGCTGCCCGTTACACGTAAAGTAACAACTGAAAATAGTTGGTATCACCTGATACCTCATGCTCGATCAATTGCATTCTGAAGTTGGGAAGATAATTTCATAATCCATGTCAACCCTTCCTTCTTCGCTCACTCTCGAGCCAAATGTCGTCGGCCGCTGTCTCCTCGATCCAGTCCTTGTCATGCGAGGCTGCAACCTCCTCCATCCCAACTCACAGGTTGACAGGTTGttctcacaaaaaaaaaaaaaaaaactcactgGTGGATCCCAATGGCTGCATCTACTCTACTTGAGCACCACTAGACGCCCTTTGATCATCCACTCCTTATTACCGGGGCACGGACGCCGGTGTTAGCCGCCATCTCGTCCACTCCAACTAGCTTATGGATTTATCATGCTCATTATAATGCATGGATGGCAAGATAATTGTGCTATAGTCTAGCTAGGTGCTCAATGATGCTCCGGATAGCTGAGTATATTGTTGTTCCTATGTTGTAACTCGGTAGGTAGACAACTCTAgagggaaacagtttttagcacatggATGGACCCGtatgcttgcatgtcatctaaatagttactaaaaaatataaaaaaattaaccagatagattaatataagttatatcaccccacaaacatgcaagtttaaattcaacttctacaagctgtagaaaaaacaaactaaactgaaactaagtatatgcatattcataattattttttttatttttgctataacttgtagaagttgaatttaaatttgcatgtttgtggagtgatataactcatattaattgATCTTGTCAattcttttcatattttttgataaatatttagataacatgcaagAATGGATGAATATCATCTATGTGCTAAAAAAACTTCCAACTCTAGAGGCCTTGCTCACAAATGTAATTGAACTATTGACTTGGGGGTGCCACAGGCagagagaaaagataaaaatgagGACTAGTCATGGACATTGTTTATAGCCGAGTGACAATCATGCTCCTATAGTGTAAATGGTCATTTGCATATCCTGGCATCTCATGCTTAATCGTATTtatttaaggatgataaaattccTACTAACCGTAACCTGAAAAAAAGACACATAGAGACGACACAATTTCTATCGAAGTAATGCAATAAGCTTGATATATTCATAGGGCTGTCTGGTCCTGGCCATATTACCATATATGAAATGTCGTATGCTAATTGACGTTAGTGGTAGCTCTAAATTGATTAGTGATTGGGTAGGGTTTATATGGCTACTTATCGTGAACTGGTGACATGAGATTAGATTTATgaggagagagataaaatCAGTTTCATATAAATGAGAAACCGATTGAAACTAGCATTGAAGCGCAAACAGTTTTATTTCAGCTTCTCCTCGCCCAATTCATatggtaattaaatacaaatttgcctaagaaaaaagaaagaaactgcCCGTTGGAAGGGGTGGTTTCCTTTATAGCGTTTGAGTCAATGTGGCATCttgaaaacaataaaataaaacttgcCACTATGAATAGCCTAAAGCGGCATTGGTATATTTTGCTGATATAGAAAAGAGACAGAAAACGAAGAATGGAGCAAGGATATTTGAGTATTGGCGGAACAACGTTGTATGCTCATAACAggggaaatattttttagccgTGTACTTccatgctatctaaatagtaataaaaaatataaaaaaattacaagatatatttatataagttatatcacttcacaaatatgtaagtttaaatttaacttctacaagtcgtagaaaaaaactgaaactaagtatacgtatattcataattatttttgttgtttttgctacaacttgtagaagttgaatttaaacttgctggaatgatataactcatattgaacaattttttatattttttataactatttagattatatacaagcaacgggtgtatatacacccttGTGCTACAAAACTGCCTTGACAGAGTGCTATTATAAGGTcccgtttagttctcaaaaacaacttttgtaaaaacatcgtatcgaatctttcaacatctaaataaagcattaaatatacatgaacattaaaactaattacacagttctgggggaaatcgtgagacgaatcttttgagtctaattagaacgcgattagtcataagtgctacagtaaccagcatgtgctaataacggattaattagactcgaaagattcgtctcgcagtttgtaggcggaatctgaatttttttaattagacatCGTTTAATACGTTAAAtatatgtccaaagatttgatgtgatgattttgcaaaatttttttgcaaacaagGCCAAAGTTTCACATTCATTGCACGCGTCTGACGCCTCTGCTCTATCGATTCTTTTTTGCAGAGATATGTATAGATcatataacataaaaatatgaccCCCTGTATTAGTTGTCTTCAATCTTGTCTTTTTCTATGTTAGTTCTCTTTAATTTTTGGACTTAATTTCAGCACGTCTCTCACCAGTTCAGATCGATGGATAATAACGACTCAGGTTCAGTTTTGatttgaataaattaaaaactaatgcACCGGACTGCAACTGCACGTACTAATTAAGTTCCGAAAGTTGACTTAAGCACCTAAGTAGCAATTAATTAGCGGGTAATGCCTAAGTTTTTCCATGGGATTTGGATTTACATGTAACAAAACTCATGCTTCGATTCTATCCCATTATTTAATCATGGGCTTTGTGCACTGGCATGTTAGATGATTAAGGTCCTTTGATTCGaaggaaatttataaaaattttagagcattttatttctataggaatttttcctacaaagctCTTTGGTCAACGAGTGCTGAATTAATACTTTCACGATGCTAATATGCAATCACATATTATATGGACATTACTTTACATTTTACAATCTAgctagaagtattaaatatagactattaataaaactcacctcatatTATGAactatttcgtgagacgaatctattgagcctaattagtccatgattagtgaatatgatgctacagtaaatatttgctaatcaaggcttaattaggcttaaaaatttgtctaatgaaatagcctttatttaagcaattaattttgttatcagtctatatttaatactcttaattaacgttcaaacatccgatgtaacaAGGGACTACAAATCCCTAAATCCAAACATCCACTTTATATTCCCtccgagttttttttatacaatgccATGTTTAATGATTCGTCTTactaaaaaacataattattaattattttgttataatttaatttattattatagaactttaatatgacttatagttttgcatatttgaataaaatttttaaataaggcgAACGATCAAACTTAGATCCAAAATTCAACGTAGAAAATTAAGAAAGTATACGTTATTAAGCTTTATTAAAGCTAGACCGAGACGAAACGACTCATCAAGACTCAAGAAAAATTAAGACTCAAACATATCACCGACGACGTCAGGCTAGCGCGTCCACAACTACTGGTGCTGCACTGCTGCGTCTATAAGATGCACGTTGATCAGCTAGCTTTGTTAATTTCACAGCTTCACTGGTTTACCTACCTGCAATAGCTTAGCTGCCATGGCGACATTGCCACAGATGGCCGCCACCAAGGAGCAGCAAGAGGCAGCTAACCCGGCCAGGGTGCTGGTCGAGTCCGTCACGAACTGGATCCGCGTCTACTCCGACGGCTCCGTCGACCGGCTGTGCCCGCCGGAGGCCGCCCCTTTCATGGAAATCATCCCGCCGTATGAGGAGCCACGTGACGGGGTCACCGTCCAAGACGTCGCCACGGACCATGGCGTCGACGTCCGCCTCTACCTcacggcgccggaggaggagcctAGGACGACGTTGGCCCGACGCCGTCGCGGCCCTGTTCTACTTCACTTCCACGGCGGCGCCTTCTGCGTCTCCCACGCAGCGTGGTCGCTCTACCATCACTTCTACGCCCGCCTTGCCGTGGAGCTCGACGTCGCGGGCATCGTCTCCGTCGTCCTCCCGCTCACGCCGGagcaccgcctccccgccgccatcGACGCCGGCCAAGCCGCCCTGCTCTGGCTGCGTGACGTCGCGTCTGGCGGTAGCTCCAATGTTGCGCTCGACTCTGCGGTGGAACGTCTTCGCAGCGCCGCCGACTTCTCCCGCGCGTTCCTCATCGGCGACAGCGCGGGCGGCGTCCTCGTGCACAACGTGGCGGCACGCGCCGGCGAGGCTGGGGCGGAGCCCCTCGACACGTTACTCCTCGCTGGCGGGGTCCTCCTCCACCCGGGGGCCAGGGTTCATCGGGCCGGAGAAGAGCCGGTCGGAGCTGGAGAACCCGCCTACCCCGCTCATGACGCAGGAGACGGTGGACAAGTTCGTGATGCTCGAGCTGCCGGTAGGAATCACCAGCAGGGACCACCCGTACACGTCTCCGGCGGTCGCAGCaagggcggcggagggcgcgcGGCTGCCACCGATGCTGCTGATGGTCGCGGAGGAGGACATGCTCCGTGATCCGCGGGTGGAGTACGGAGAGGCcatggcgcgcgcggggaagACGGTGGATACGGTGGTCAGCCGCGACCGCGCGCGGGATCGGACACGTATTCTACCTCAACTGGTTCGCGGTGGAGTCCGACCctgtcgcggcggcgcgggcacgggagctcgtcgacgccgtcaAGAGCTTCGTCGATAGCCACTGATTTGctgctgtgttttttttacccGGTTCCAAGTCTTTATCGGTGTCGATCTGCTTGTACGTCTGAGTTTGATTACCTACATCGCAATGTCGCTGCATTTAAACAAGTTTCCGGCGCAACGAATACGCGCCTTCGTCTCTCCCGCGGATCAGAAGGTACACGTACGCGCAGCACATTGAACCGCAGCAATTGAATAAGTTGGTTTCAGAATATGTATCTATGAAGAAATAATGGTTTGAACCTTTCCCAAATGTGCAGTCATTTCCAGTAGGATAAAAGTTCTCACCAAAACAGGAGGCTACAATTGCAGTTACAGGATTATTTCGAAAGCAGACTGGTACAGATGCAGAGTTGGTAATAGAGACTTACTGCTATCTTAACTAGCAAAAGTGGTCACATAAACACATACACTGAACTCTCCCTCCGTAGAAAACCCGTTGCTAACTTTATAGATCAGGCATTCCAATTCCAGCCTTAGCATCATAGGTTTTCTCCAGCACAAGGTCAATTGGTGTATCCTTCGGGCCAGCtacatgaataaaacaaaattgtgaAGATTAGTTTCGTCAGATATCAAATATACAGCATATGCAGGGCAATATATTGATAGGAATAGAATGCATTTGCTCAAATGTCAGTGGAACCGCAATTTTCTCATAGAAAAATACATAGGCCGAGTTCAGCTAGGGAGGtatctcgttttccgcgctcacgtttcccaaactgctaaacggggtattttttacaaaaaatttctataggaaagttgttttaaaaaatcatattaatctattttatattttttaataattaataattaattaattatgtactaatctattgttaCGTTTTCCACAccgggataagttaacttatccgggttgaaacgaacgcggccatagtTATGTAacaaacatatttaatattttgacaCCAAGTTGTAACACTGCCGTGGACAGATCAGAGTTCTTTCAGATTATACTACTACTAACTACTATTACATTCAATTACACAACAAGTAATTCCTAGTAAAATATTGTAAGAAGAAAAATCTATAGTAGTGACTATGCATGATTTCACAGTACCTGAGGTTATTATAAGCACTTTTGttagtatttatttaaatggACAGACACTTAGGAGACATACGTGATGTAGGTCTTGGCTTTCTTCGTTCCTTCAAAATTTCTGGCCTAGGTATCACAGCACCAGATGCATTCATTCCTCTAGCAAATCTGACTTTAGTTCCATCTTCCAAATACTTATATCCAATCTTACATGGTTTCCTGTAGCCAACATTATGTGgataaatttacttttttttcaagtaaGATGAAGTAGAAATGAAAGACAAAATATTCTATCCAGATATCATGAAAGAAGATTAAGCATCGTACCCAGTGACTGGATCAAGTACTTGAACATTTGAAACATGAAGTGGGGCTTCAATTGAGAAAATCCCACCTGTATGTCCTTCCCCTTGCTTAATATGCTTCTTAACCTGAAACGGCATTAACACGAAATCATTATAAAATTCTTATGTACAAGAGAGAATACTCAGATACATAAGACTAGGAAAAGACTATGTGTTGTTAGTTGTTACTAATTGCAGCTGCCCAGtagccaaaaagaaaaatgtaacaTGTAACAGTAACATGAAAAGACTTTACAAGGACAAGGTTTTTACAGTCTCACCATTCTTAATTGGCATCCACTAAAATCAATTCCTCAATATCCATCTGGAAGGAACTAACTCGGTACTAATTTGTTATGGCATAGAAATCTTACATACACACATGATACAAAAGAGCTACAGCATGTAACAGTATGCAGtacataaaacaaaaggatcCAGTAGACATCTACAAATTCTGATCATTTCATGCCTACTCGTACATGCCAAACTGCTTTACggctaccattttttttttaaaaaaaaatcacacataGCTAAATTGTTGAGTATATCACCACCAAGCACTCCTAGATATGACGACATGCAAAAGGTACCCAATTTCTCCGGGTACAAACTATCTTCATGTCTATGCTGTCCTTATACAACAATGGGTGTATACTCCGAGGAATATTATTATGTTATGTGTATTTACAATTTCTAATTCTGACAAACATAACTCTAATGGAAAATTAGTTGAGTATACATTTGTTACAGCAGTTTGCAGCTCCTAAGACTAATATGAACTCTGGAAAAGGGGAAAATACGCATCAGTTCGCATCAGGCTAAATAATAAGTGAAATTTTTCTAGGATAGTTAAATCGATAGCACAAAACTACCAAATCATTCCACCAATCAACCCAAAACCGACGTAGGGTTTGATAATAACTGGAGGAGAGTGCATCAGTATAGCAATACATTACCAAATTCTTTCCTTCGACGATGACACGGTTCTGCGACCGGATGACCCGCTTGATGAGCCCGCTCTCGCCCTTATCCTTGCCTCTTATGATCATCACCTGGAAGTAAACAGAGAGAAATTGGAGATTTTGCGAGAACAAGTaggggacgaggaggagagctgggggggggggggggggaagagATTCACGTTGTCACCGCGGAGGATCTTCCAGTGGCTGATGAGCTTCTCCGCAGCCTTCCACCCCATCCTTCCGCTGCTAgatccctcctctcttccaGCAACTTCAGGGCTCGGATGCGGCGGAGatgggggtggcggcggcggcgagggaggcggcgcacggtGCTCCCGCACGGACGAGGCTGGTGCAGTGCCAGATCAAAGTGGGCCGAGAAGAATACTACGGTATTTTTAAATGGGCCGTTATTCCTCAAGAAAAACTCTACGGAGTACTAGTTTTGGGCCAAGTGGGCTTATGGGCCTTGTATGCTTGGGAACCAGTCATCTCTTGTAAGGGTTTATTTGGTTCAAATGAATTTCAAATGAATTTTGCAGAAACTGAAACCTCGGAATTTTTTCCTGTAATACCATTCGTTTCACAGGAATGGATCCTAGCCAATTTCCCAGAATTCTTAGCATGAGGTGAGACCTCATGGAAAATTTCCTTTAGATTAGAGTGAGGGGCGGGCACAGGATTTTAATATTGGGTATTCGAAATATAAGGATGTAAAATAAACGTATACCCGAAATCGCAATAATtggctaaacttttttatttgtactaccaattttatgagtttttcaaaaattaacttGGAATTAATAAGCAAAGCTGCACGAGGCCTTAACCCTTCTCTTTAGTAATCTTCAACCTTTTGTCACTACCTAAACTAAATGTCACAATGAGGCAGGGATCCTACAAATGGATGAAATACATAcattctttcttctttccgGAAGTCTTGACAGCTGCTGCACGTTGTTCTGCTACTTTCTTCTCCTCTTCAGTCTCCTATCTTCTTCATCAGCTGCTGGTGCCTGAAATTAAATCTTATACTTAGCACTTTCGATATAGcaataattaaacatttttaaatgtgACCTTGATATATAGGAACTAACAAGCGAACCATGTCATACAAAATTCGGTACAAATGTTATTTCAACCATGCAGGCATCAATCATCAAACATAAGTTTCAGATTGAGGCATTAACATTTGCCACTTAACAACCAACTACAAAACCAtgattttctgaaaaaaacaaGTAGCAGCATTTAACCTTTTGGCCAGCAGTTGGAGCCACAGAGCACGCTAATTACCGTGTTAGATTGTGCATTGCAGATTTGCAGTGGCGATGGGAGAGCTCCTGCGGCCCTGCGCTGCAGCCTCGcggctctcgccgccgccgcctcgcctcgcctcgcccctCGGATGGAAGCCGACCTCGGCGGCTGAGGCTCTCCCGCTCGGAcgcgcggcgcgccggcgcggcgtcccACTCGGCCGCTCCTCGCCTCCGCGCGcagccgcgcccgccgccgcctgcctccCTGCACGCTCCACCGCCCCCGCCTGTCCGCCCGTCCGTAGCCGCCGCCCCCTGCCCCAATCAGCCAATCCCCAACCAACAGCCAGCCGGCCGAGCCCCAAGCCTCTCATTAGGGTTAGCATTATTGGGCCGTGGGCCTCAGTTAGTTGGTATCAGATGGgccaaattaagaaaaatagcCCAATAAACCTATTTCTTTTTGTCTGTTGGTGCTAaaatgtgttttctttttgttttgttcaatACATATAGGTATACatggtatatataatataggtacttttttaaaaaatattgagtaTATATCTAAATACCCATGAATTACAGCTAAGGCCGCAGAGCAGCTGCCACAGCCTCAGCCCGGGCTTGGGCTTTCGAGGCGAGCGATGTCGTTCCCATCCACGCGAGGGCGAGGCAGGTACGGGGCAAGCGGCGGGTGCGAGGCAGCGGGGGAGCCGCGGCGGCAAGGGTCAACAGCtagggcgagcggcggcggcggcaatgaGGGGGGCAGGGCTGGCGGCAAACGGCGGGGGCAAGCGGGGCATGTGGTATGAAGCAACTGGAGCGAGCGTGGTGGGTGTGAGATGCgggcatgtttttttttcacttaaattttttttgcatgcgtggttttttttatttttttccagcGATGTGTGAAAGAAggtaattaacttttaaatcttcatttgattatttatattatttaatttttttaaaatatgttaaattGTAAgtgtctttagtaataaattaaatcaccataaaaaattaataacgatgtatttttaaaataagatgaatagttaacCGTAATCCAAAAGTCCATAGTAAAtgttttcaaatgaaaaaaatagagagagttaTTTATGGGATTCGTTAAAATAACACTTTATCTCGTAGGGCAGCATATTCAATAAAAGCTTGATCTTAAGGTTATCATGGGTATGCGAAACATCAAAATGGCTTCTACCAGGTATGTCAAAACATCAAAGTGGCAAGgaaatatgagttataaaaaaatatttaaaacatatGTTAAATTAGCGAAACCCTACCAAAATAGGTTATAAAAAAGTATGTAAACAACGGTCACACAATCTGTTTGACGTGACAATCTTGCCACACCAGTCAGTGTTTTACCACGTCAATATTGGTGGCGTGACaaaaaggttcatacggtagaaatattttcctccgaggtttagtaatagaaaatttttcttttttgccgcCTATGGTTTTATGAAATTACTCAATTGTTTTCAATCTAGAAATTGCAATGGTAAATCCGTGAGTCCGGTAGGATCTGTTCTTTTCCTTgctaaagataaaagattaagataaaagattatctaatttgtatggagctatttaatagtgtaaatgatagaattaactactataatattaaatgtagaaacattttataaaaatatattgcctagaagttcaaaaaatttaccaaatgCTGAGAATACTTAGAGAAAAAGAACACAGATGTAACGTGACAAGCCGAGAAGAGAGAACCATAATAAACGGATAGTTTCTTTGTCATGTCTATCAAACTTCGTTAAGATGGACAACGTCTCCAAACTTATCTAGGATCCAATGGCCAGTGGTGCTAGAAAAGTGGAATATATAGATCGAAGTGTTGAGGATTCTCCTGCGAACTAAGCTAGTTAGATCGGCATGCCTGCAGAGTTCCTCAATGCTTGTGCCATGCGTAACCACAATCACTCTCTCCCCTGCCATACGCGGAAATTTTAGTTTGGATATGTCTCATGGGCAACTGCTTGaatgactattaataaaactcattcataatcttggactaattcgcatgacgaatctaatgagcataattaatccatgattaacctatgtgatgttacagtaaatatttgttagcTATGGATTAGttaggattaaaaaatttgtttcaCAGATTAGctgttatttataaaattagtttttttactagtctatatttaatacttcaaattagtatctAAACATGACATGACAACCCCATGATCTTTGAAGAAATAATGGTCTGAACCTTTCGCAAATGTGAAGTCATTTCCAGTAGGATAAAAGTTCTCACCAAAACGAGAGGCTACCATTACCGTTACAGGATTATTTCGAAAGCAGACTGGTACAGATGCAGAGTTGGTAATGGAGATTTACTGCTATCTTAACTAGCAAAAGTGGTCACATAAACACATACACTGATACTCTGATCAGCATATTAAATTCGAAATATCCTAAATAACTAACCATATTCAATGTGATGACCGTATTAGCTTAATGTAATTGtgttaataaaacaaattcctTGATCGAAATAATTTATGTCAAATGCCTTCCTAAAATAGATTGgttgtgacaaaaaaaagaagaaagaagcagCACAATTAATTGGACAATGCAAGCAGGATTAGGATAAGGAAGAGGTGGAAATGGAATAATAGGGCGTCATGTCCATTGGGTAGCTGCCGAGCACCCGGAGGAACCGAGGAAGGAGGTGAACTCCTGGATAATATGATCGCCTCGCCGGTCGCtggaaatataagtatataaccaTACTCGCCTGCTCGCTGGAAGCCTGGaaggtcgcctcgccgtccccGTCTCGCCTCGCTGTCCCTGTCTCGCCTACTACAACCATGCCAAGCTGCAGGGGCTCAAGGCCAAGGAGGCCTAGAGGAGGGCGCGTCAATGGCCGCAGCGAAGGGCGGTGACGCAGAAGCCGGGGCGCACCTGCTACCGGAGAAAGACGGTGGTGATCAGAAGAACTGATCAAAGTCACCAACAGACATAGTACATTACTGAAAGTTTCTGAATCAACgggcacctttttttttcatctttaggGTGCCTGAAAATGTGGTTTAATTGATTCACGGTCAACTTCAAACGGCTTATTTGTGCTTGTAACCATTCATGATTTAGATAATAGAAATGATCGGTGATTTGAAATATGCATGCTATgttgttattttaaatattcagACATCGTATAAAAACTCCTTGCTTCTGGGCACTTCTAACATCAACTGCATTTGCAATTTCGTTTGATTCTAGTTAATCGTAGCATTTGTCTATTGATTGTTCAACATTATATATGTAGCAAAGTATATTCATTGGCTTGAAGAACCATTTCTATGCATGAATGATTTAGGCTCCTTTCCATCAGAACAAGACAAGTCACTTTGGTGCATGATGCAATAATGCAGAGAGCTTCAAGCTTCCTAATCGATCGGCTGATAACTTTAGGTTTACTCAAAGTGCAACAAGAAAAGCCCCCAAAACAACCAAGTGCAGCAAAGGAAAAGACAGTGTTGTTATGAGTCACTGTGAGTGACTAGTAGGTTTGggttgttaaaaaaaattgctaacTCCCTACTAGTACAACTGTACAACTGCCACTATTTAGGAGAATGCTCCTAAACCCTACTTATGCGCTAGTCACTAGAAAATTTGTTTAGGTTCACTCAAAACTAAGAAGAAGAATCAAATACATGAAAGTTCTGTCCAAATCATAATTATTGATGTTTTGGACGGCGTCACGGTCTCCAAATCATATCTTTTACCATGATTTTCTATGATTTGTATGAAACACTATCTTAAGACTAATCTATACATCATTCTACAGTGATTTCATACTAAATATCTTGAAAGTTATTAGTTGAACTAGAGGGAGTAATTGATCCCATCATTTCAGTTGTGT from Oryza brachyantha chromosome 12, ObraRS2, whole genome shotgun sequence encodes:
- the LOC102722347 gene encoding 50S ribosomal protein L24-like; the protein is MGWKAAEKLISHWKILRGDNVMIIRGKDKGESGLIKRVIRSQNRVIVEGKNLVKKHIKQGEGHTGGIFSIEAPLHVSNVQVLDPVTGKPCKIGYKYLEDGTKVRFARGMNASGAVIPRPEILKERRKPRPTSPGPKDTPIDLVLEKTYDAKAGIGMPDL